The window tatcataacgtatacatataggtgccaaaggtttgggccaacaTGGAATATCTTCTAAGAAATTCcgaagccattcagcttcttcaccggccttttctaaagctatgaattcagattccattgtagagcgggcgatGCACGTTTTTTTGGATGACTTCCAAGagactgctccacccccaattgtgaaaacatatccactcgtggatttaacttcagatgatccggttatccaatttgcatcactatatccctcgatcatggagggatatttgttataatgcaaagcataattttgggCATGTTTCAAATACCCCAAAACTCATTTTATTtccatccaatgtatttgattgggattagttataaaccgactcagtttgctaatagcacatgctatatctggtcgcgtacaattcatgatatacatcaaattTCTCAATACTCTTGCGTAAttcagttgtgagtcactttcaccttcattcttgtgaagtgcataactcacgtcaattggagtcttggaaatcttgaaatccaaatacttgaacttgtcaaatACTTTTTCAatatagtgagactgtgataatgccagaccttgtggagtcttgtaaattctgattcctaagatcatatCAGCAACTTctaagtctttcatgtcgaattttctagccaacatgcgcttagtagcatttatatctatCATATTTTTCCTCattatcaatatgtcatcaacatataaacaaacaatgacttcatgacctggagtgtttttaatgtaaacacatttgtcacactcgttgattttaaaccctcttgccaacattgtttggtcaaattttggcatgccattgtttgggttcttgtttaagtccataaagagACTTAAccagtttgcacactttcttttctttcccCGAAATAACAAAACCCTCAAGTTGtttcatgtaaatctcttcctccaattctccatttaaAAAAGttattttaacatccatttgatggatttcaagaccatatacgGCTGTcggtgccactaacaccctaatagatgttatcctcgttactggcgagtaagtgtcaaagtaatcaaggccttccttttgtctgtaacctttgacaacaagtcttgacttatatttgtcaataatgccatcaactttcattttccgtttaaagatccatttcgaacctaaaggcttatttcctggaggaagatcaaccaattcctaTGTATTGTTATCCAAAATTTATTGAATCTcgctattgactgcctctttcaaaaatactaaattagaagatgacatagctgctttgaatgtttgaggctcattttcaagcaagaatgtcacaaaatctagtccaaaaggaagtagatgttctttgacgtttactacacCTTGGATCTTCattacttggagtattttcctttggttcttcccgtggtcatttaggtctttcacttaacgacttgcattcagttttatacgaatagatgctttcaaagaatttaacattatctgattcaattaccgtattaacatgaatttcgggattatcagatttatgaaccaaaaaccaacatgctttactgtttgtagcatatccaatgaaaatgcaatccacagtttttggtccgatttttacccttttgggtaaaggtacttgtacctttgctaaacacccccacactttgaaatatttcaagttgggttttcttcctttccatttttcatatggaatagattgcgttttgctgtggggtactctattgagtattcggttagctgtaaggatagcctTCCCCCACAAACTTTACGGTAacccggaacttattaataaagaattcatcattttttttaatgtccgatttttcctttctgcaattccattggattgaggtgtgtagggGGCAGTAGTTTTATGAATAATTCTATGTTccaaacatatttctgcaaacagagattcatattctccacccctatcacttctaatcattttgatctttttactcaattgattctccacttcattcttgtattgcttaaatgcttcaattacttcatccttactattaagaaaataaacataacaatatcgagtacaatcgtcaataaaagttataaaatactttttcccaccttgAGATGGTGTTGACTTCATATTAcaaaatgtcagtatgaattaagtctaaaggatttgaattcctttcaacagacttataaggatgttctacaaacttagattcaacacatatttgacattttaatttattacacTCAAAtctaggcaatacttctaaattaattaacttccgcaaggttttgtaattgacatgtcctaaatgaATATGCCATatatcatttgactccaataaataagaagaagctgaaattttattaatactatcaacaaccattacattgagtttgaaaagaccctctgtgaggtagccctttccaacatacatttcattcttgcttacaacaactttgtcagatacaaatacacatttgaatccattcttaacaagtaaagaagttgaaactaaattctttctaatagtaggaacatgaagaacgttgttgagcattaacaccttgccggaagtcaactttaggaatatcttcccataaccctcAATCATGGTTGTTGCAGTATtttccatggaaagctcttcttcgggaccagcagtagagtaagtcgcaaatgcttctttgacagcacaaacatgtcgagtggctccagagtcaatccaccactccttcggatttccaactaggttgcattccgaaagcattgcatgCAGATCAtcgatgtcatcattcttctccactatgttggcttgtccttttttcttattctttttcgggagacgacaatcaggggctttgtgactagcttttccacaattatagcagttgcccttgaatttcttcttgTTTTGCTctttagtctgtccagaagacctcttcctcttcttactttttggagcagtctcctcaacgatattagctcccataatcgttgaatttccacgagacttcttctcggttACTTTGTTGTCTTCTTCAATCTTGAgatgaatcacaagatcttccaacttcatttctttgcgcttgtgcttaagatagtttttgaaatctctccacgaaggaggcaatttttcaatcattgcagccacttaaAATACTTCATTCACTGCCATACCTTCAATaataatgtcatgaaaaataagttgaagctcttgaacttggggtccaacagttttgttgtctatcattttatagtctagaaacttggcaaccacaaacTTTTTCAAACAcacatcttcagtcttgtacttcttctcaagtgcgtcacataattctttcgaagttttCATAGCAATgtagacattgtacaagtcatcctccaaaacacttaggatgtagcctttgcaaagaaagtcTGCATGTTTCCACACCTTAACAATCATAAACTTCTCATTGTCCGGCATGTCGGCGGCAGGCACTGGAGGGTCTTCACTGGTGaacttctgcataccaagtgtggtaagccagaaaaaCACCCTTTGTTGCCATCATTTGAAGTTGTCTCCAGAAAATTTCCCCGGTTTCTCGGCCGATGGCCCATCagttcggcttgacgaggctGTCGTCGTTGCCACAACAGTCGCAAAAGGATTTtcattatcaattgccatttttCACTgtcaacaacagaagagttcaattaatggcaaaaaatAGAACAATAAACAGTACTATAATTAATGATAAATAAtacgtttaataaataaaaaccaaAGTTTTTATATAATGTTTCacagaaaacgatgaagtttttatgtttttcaaatagttttctgaattttaatactccgatgaactttttatatcttcaaatcagaatagaaaAATTTAGAAGAAGTAGAAATCCACACATGTTTTAATCTCCAAAAATAGAATACAgattataataaaaataataataatttcttaagattgttagccaatctgtattactataatgaataatgaaatagtaaactttctgaaacagaaaacagaaacagaaagttaGCAGCAACAGAATGTCAAAATAATATctgaaaataatttcggaataaatcgagcccactgaatgcacaatgtgtccttaaggaaattattccatTCAAGTACCCGAtgtgttggaatattatcctcccaggatagaacgatttaactcactagtgtattggtaccaaaaacactGATGAACTGCTAACCACTCAATGgttgtaaaacacactgaaaaattttgtgcagaagaagacgaagaagatTAGAAAATTTCGCAAGGAAAGATTCTGAGATCAAGccatatttatagccattttctggcACTGCTTCTAAAAAGGTTTGCaatctttcagaaacagccatggctgctggaacaggtgggaacattattttgtccaaaaagattaatcaatcaatctttgaccgaagccgaagccgagcgaacGACGACAACGACGCGAgacttactttctttccaacccatttaacaccaagagaagtgttttctcaatataagcacattcactTTTCTTTCTACCACCAATAAGAGATACTTTACTCTTTCCAAAGCAAAAGGGAGCTCACTTTCCCTCCACTTTCTTCTTTTCATTTCTCATTCACCAATCATTTAATCTCAACACCCACTACTGCTAAACTTGTATCAATTGAGGGACGATAAGACCTTGGTGAGATAAGTTAAGAAATTTGTTCCACACATAACAAAGAATGAATTAAACTCTAGTTTTGGTGGGCAGAATTGTCGGTATTTGTGCCAGCGAGAGTAGTAGGTATCTACAAAGGCAGAGCTAAAATTTTAACTTTACGAGATCTGACCAGTGACAGATTCAAGATTTAAAGTCATGGACGCTTGCCGAAAAaagttccaaaaaaaaaaaggaaaaatgagTTTAGTTGTGGGAGCTCGCTCAATGCTTATCTAAATTTGTTCTACGTACGTCTAAATCCTATAGACCAAAATCACATTATATATTCCTGTATGAAACTAACCTTCATGTACACTAATTACGAAGACAACATCAATCGCATCTCATATGGTCCCATGTTGCCAAATATGTTTAAGAGGCCTTTCCCATTTTCAGAAACTAAGGAAAAACCCAACCTTAACTAGAAAATAGTACTATAAAGATGCAGAAACCGAGACATTAAAGGAAGAAGAACCAAGAATTGATCTAAGGCTAGTTTTAGAAATGTAAACAGAGAAATGATTTATTAGTCTTAATGACTCGATAAGAAATATAATCTTGAAAGGTTGTCCAATCCCCACTACCATAAATCACATTAATTCAAATCAACTGAAAGCATTACGTGCATGATACAATTGATTTACGAATTAGCTATGAACTTTGTCGCCAATTCGTTCGTAGCTAACATAATTTTTTGATAATCTGTCGTTAATTAGTCACTAAGAGGATTAACAATGGATTTTTTTGTTTAGCTACTAAATTTGTCAGTGGCGGATTTAGAGAGACGCAGTAGGTCATCTTATACAAATATGAAAAGATATAAcaataaatacatatataaattaCAGAATTCGCTGATTCTGAATTCTAAATCTGACACTAAAAACAACATGAGTGCATAATTACGAGTCATGTTGAAACCAGTTcatcatcaacatcaacatctCATGATCATGCATGCCAAATCAACAATTAATCAAGAGGAGAACCCATTAATCCAAAGTTCCAAATCGTTGTGTTGCGTATCTTCTGCGAACAATGTTGTTTGACTATAATTCGAAGGGAAATAGCTCCTTTCCTTTTCGTTTTTGCTGCAACTATCTCCAACAGTAGTTGTATTCTCCAAGTTTTCACATATATCAGGTGCATTTAGAAGCTCAGAAAGAAAAGGATCGTCCATATCAAAACCAAACATAAAATTAAAGTTATAATTTTCCAATTCTCCATAGAAAGTTGGTTTTGATCCTGATATTGGTTGTTGCTGCTCGGACAAAGATGACACTGataatgatgacgatgatgaggACGATGCTACAATAGTATTTGCATTTTCTATTGTCAAATCCTCCGCCATTACCTTGTCATCGTTATCATTATCAAGAATTGAGTTGTCAACATGAAAGCGTAAGAACTCAACGGGATTCCTGGTGCAAGGTGGGAAGACTGAGTGAGAATTACTAGCCCTTTGAGCAATCTCATTGTGAGACTGATCAACATTCTGTGGCTCAGCAACCGAACTACTAGTAGGAGGAGGAGTAATAAAAACTTTAGTGCACCTAATTGCCTTTGTGCGGATAACCAAACACGGGGATGAAGAAGACGATGATCCTCCGAATCCAACGTCTGTTAGCAAATAATGTGAATCCTGATTAGGAACTGTGTGTTCTTGATTATTTTTGTTTGGTTGGGTAACTGGGTCGGACTTGGAAGATTTGGCATGACTAGAACGAGGGCGCTGACGATTAATGGAAGATATTATGCGGTTTGGCTGACCAGGAGCAACTCCTTGTTGTAGTTTTTTGCCGATGTTTGTGTTCCAATAATTCTTGATTTCATTGTCTGTTCGTCCTGGTAGCCTTCCAGCTATCAGAGACCATCTGCACCAATTGTCAATATTCATATATTATATCACACCCAACGAAAAATGCAATGTGTTTATGTATATTCCTCATTTCTTTATTATCTGTTTTTGGATGAgacaaatctaaaattttgagtCAGTGAGTGTAAAATATCGAAAATATCGTAACTATATATAAATACAGGTCAAGTCTAAGACGATATGGATTCATCCACAGCTAGTCACTACATTTGGTTTTAGGGTAAGTTAGAAAAGATTGAATATTGAAGGAACATATATGAGCAAAGGAATGACCTATTTCCAAGAAGTTTATGAAGTCTGATAATGAGATCTTCTTCATCTGGAGTTATATTTCCCCTCTTAATGTCTGGCCTTAGATAATTCAGCCACCTTAGTCTGCAACTCTTTCCACATCTTTTAAGACCTGTTATTTATTCAAAATCATTTTGCAACTCAAAACAAATACTACTatagtaataaataaataaataaaaattaaaaaaggtAAAGCTCACCAGCTCTTTTGGGAAGATTTCTCCATTTCCCTTCACCATTTACTTTGATATAATCTATTAGAATTTTATCCTCCATAGGAGTCCATGCCCCTTTGTTTAATCCTTCTTTAGAACAACAAGGCTTTCTTCCCATAATTTCTATACAATAAGTTAGAATAATAATGTTTATAGTATCTGTTGTTTGTCTCTGGGACTTGGCAATGGTCAAGTTTCAATATTATGCATATACTTATAGTATGTCAATTCAACATCCACCCCTCACCCTCCAAGGGTGACATACCCCCCACCCCCCACACTAGGGGAGGAGGGGTAGGCAAAAAGTGGCAGAGTTGTCCCCCCCAAAATATCATTATCTTATTAAATGAAATGCAGATACACAAGGTGACAAATATTTCTTCAGTTTACCTGTACTATCGGGACCGTGTTTTCCCTCTCatattccttttttttcttcttaaagtTAGGATCTTtaattttttcttcttcctttgtaAAAAAGTTAACTCATTTTACAGTAGCAATATAATGTACACTACTTATAATTTGACTCAATCAATCAACTATGGACAAAGTCAATTGATCTTGTTACCttttacaaatttatttttatttttatgtccTTATATTTATATATGAATAATCAAATTTCATTCGATCCATCAAACTCTTTCAACATCCAATTTTTTTCCATAattgattttttaaaaattattcatCAATTTACAACTCCTCAATCTGTAACTAGTTGGGAACAATTATGCGAATAATCTATTTCGCTTTATATAAACTCATTCGGTATATTCAGATAGTTCATCATAGTTTGATTATTTTTAAACTAATAGTCAACCTATTACAATCTTTCTCTTTTTATTCAAACTTAATTATATTGAACCGATTATATACTTGCAAATAAAAGTTAAAACTCACATGATCAGCTATGTTTACATTTCTTTTCTCTAGTTATTACCAAAGATCCACCTTTATTATTTATGATCGTGCAAAGAGGACCAAATGCAATATATCTGTCCAATGTTTGACAATCTGGCAAGTTTGTTGCAGATGGTTACTGAAACCTACAATTAATCAGTGATGataagaaatttttttaaaacattAATCTAATTTTACGTTATTAGCTAGATCCCACCAGTTTTCTTAACTGTCCACTGGTAAAAATAGCAGCATTAATTGGCTGTATAATTGTATAGTATTACCCTTTTCCAAGTCATTACACCTGGAAAAAGTTAAACCTAAAAGAGAAATATTAATTTTAGGAGTGATTTTGGAATTTGATATACAGTCTTTTTGTGAGAAGAAATTGTAATTTAAATTATTCTTGCTTCTTTTATGTTCTCAGGCAACATAAAAAGCGGAAGAAGAAGTAAATGTTACAAGAAAATATGAGAAATAAGAAAGACGAAAAAGACTCGTACAATAATTGTCAACTACATAATCAAAATCCTCTTAAAATCTTTGAAATTGTCAACTACATAATCACTTAAGGAATTTTAATATACATTCTAATACAAGTGATCTAAAATAAATTGAAACTAAGAGCATAACTTTTGTTTGTAatgataatttttagacataagTTGTGCGTATTTCAACTATTCCATTGAGTTACTTGCTATCTCCCGTTAATACAGTACCTATTAACTTTATTATTAAAGCTTAAGCCAGTGGGAAAAAAtcacctatttttttttttatacgtAGCGTAGGATGCCCCTTACGGAGACTTATTTTCTATACTCCCATGAGGAGAGTCATTTTCTTGATTTTTAAGGAACTTGTTttcttaaagaaaatattttgaccAACAAAACATaagaatttaaaaatattttccggaCCAAATAGACCCTAAATCCAAACTATTCCCTTAGGTATGGGGGAAAATGATTTCCTTAAAATATATATCATGTGAAAAATGCTATCTATTCATAtgcatatatactatattaaaagcgcGAAGGCCTttgcgaaatatcgttcgcctttttgaccctttaaaaataaatgtTCATAGtggataaaataataatttaaatatttttctaatatGTATAATGGTCATTTATCTAATATCTTGGACATTGAAATAAACTATAATTCTGATTACTAAATTTTTTCATACTTGAATTATG is drawn from Nicotiana tomentosiformis chromosome 12, ASM39032v3, whole genome shotgun sequence and contains these coding sequences:
- the LOC104097616 gene encoding transcription factor MYB123-like — encoded protein: MGRKPCCSKEGLNKGAWTPMEDKILIDYIKVNGEGKWRNLPKRAGLKRCGKSCRLRWLNYLRPDIKRGNITPDEEDLIIRLHKLLGNRWSLIAGRLPGRTDNEIKNYWNTNIGKKLQQGVAPGQPNRIISSINRQRPRSSHAKSSKSDPVTQPNKNNQEHTVPNQDSHYLLTDVGFGGSSSSSSPCLVIRTKAIRCTKVFITPPPTSSSVAEPQNVDQSHNEIAQRASNSHSVFPPCTRNPVEFLRFHVDNSILDNDNDDKVMAEDLTIENANTIVASSSSSSSLSVSSLSEQQQPISGSKPTFYGELENYNFNFMFGFDMDDPFLSELLNAPDICENLENTTTVGDSCSKNEKERSYFPSNYSQTTLFAEDTQHNDLELWINGFSS